CCGAGCTTCTGCTCTTCATCATACCCTGCAAAGTGAACGTTGACCACCCGTCCGCCGGGATCTTTACCCCGCCATGACATGCCGCCAACTTCCTGTCTTTTACTGGGACGCTCCAGCAGGACCACGGTCTCACGACCTTCTAAAGCTTCTAGACTTTCTCTAGTAATACGGTTTTGTCTTTCCTGCAAGCGGGCAAGGCGCGCCTGCGCGACATCTTCGGGAACTTTCGGCGTCATTTTCACTGCCGCAACGCCCGGACGATCGGAATATTTAAAGGAAAAGCTGCTTTCATAACGCACCCTTTCCAGCATATCCATGGTCTGTTCGAAATCTTCGTCAGTCTCGCCGGGGAAGCCCACAATCAAATCCGTGGTCAGAGAAATTTCAGGACAGGCTTCTTTCAAGCCTTCCACAATTCCAAGATACCGCTCGCGATCATATTTGCGGCCCATTTTCTTCAGGATATTATCTGAACCGGACTGCACAGGAAGGTGCAGGCTGGGACAAAGATTGGGCAACTCGCCAAAGGCCTTGATCACTTCAGGAGCAATATCTTTGGGGTGAGAGGTGGTGAAACGGATGCGCTCCAGACCTTCAATAGCGGAAATTTTGTAGAGCAACTCTGCAAAGCTGATATCGTCGCCTTTTTTATCTATACCGAAGCTGTTCACATTCTGACCCAGCAAGGT
The sequence above is drawn from the Marinifilum sp. JC120 genome and encodes:
- the miaB gene encoding tRNA (N6-isopentenyl adenosine(37)-C2)-methylthiotransferase MiaB, producing MKFTVLTFGCQMNVHDSDWLIRAMESRGWTAVAESEADIFILNTCSVREKPEQKVYSVLGRLAPLCKKPGSFAAVGGCVAQQIGDGFLEKFPHVRLVFGSDGIAQAPDALEDLAANHEKRLVLNDFLVDYPEREGGEVQPNLDLIPPGIGTIPGQAFVNIMQGCDNFCAYCIVPYTRGRQKSRLSEAVIKECQHLVKSGIREITLLGQNVNSFGIDKKGDDISFAELLYKISAIEGLERIRFTTSHPKDIAPEVIKAFGELPNLCPSLHLPVQSGSDNILKKMGRKYDRERYLGIVEGLKEACPEISLTTDLIVGFPGETDEDFEQTMDMLERVRYESSFSFKYSDRPGVAAVKMTPKVPEDVAQARLARLQERQNRITRESLEALEGRETVVLLERPSKRQEVGGMSWRGKDPGGRVVNVHFAGYDEEQKLGGKLVKVKITEAKNHSLVGAKVGEPW